CTCGGCAACCGCCGTCCCGTCGGCGTCGACGCCGACCTCGTGGACCTCCTTCTTCGCGATGTTGTGGGCCACGTCGTACAGCAGTTCCATCCCGAGTTCCTCGCTGTCCATGCGGAACACGCGCTCGAACACGCGCCGGGTTCGGTGGGTGATGAGCTGTCGGTTCACCCACGCGAAGTTGATGGCGGCGCACATCGCGCCGTAGTACTCCTCTGCCAGCTCAGAGCCAGCAGGCGCCGCGGCGAGTTCCTTGTCGGGGAGTTGCTCCAGCAGGTCGCCGTGGCGCTGTTCGATCTTCCGGAGGTAGTCGGAGCACACCTGGTGGCCCAGCCCGCGCGACCCGCAGTGGATCAGCACGACGATCTGGTCTTCCGCGAGTCCGAAGGAGTCGGCGACGGCCTCGTCGAACACGTCGGTCACACGCTGGACTTCGAGGAAGTGGTTCCCGGAGCCGAGGCTGCCGAGTTGGTTCTTGCCGCGGTCTTTCGCCTTCTGGGAGACGAACTCCGGGCGCGCGTCCGGGCGTCGCCCCTCGTCTTCGCAGTGGGCGAGGTCGTCCTCGGTCGCGTACCCCTCATCCAGCGCCCACTCCATCCCGCGCTCCAAGACCGCGTCGACAGTGTCGACGCCGTCCTCGACGATGCCGCCGCCGCCGAGCCCCGAGGGGACGTTCGCGAACAGGCTGTCGACGAGTTCCTCCTCCTTCCCCTGCACGTCCTCGTAGGTGAGGTTCGTCCGGATCATCCGGACGCCGCAGTTGATGTCGTACCCCACCGCGCCGGGAGAGATGCAGCCGTCGGTCGTGTCGGTCGCCCCGACGCCGCCGACGGGGAACCCGTACCCCTGGTGGCCGTCGGGCATACAGATCGCGTGTTTGGTGATGCCGGGGAGGTGCGTCGAGTTGCGCAGTTGCTGGATCGTCTTGTCGTCGGCGATCTGGTCGAGTAGCGTGTCGCTCGCCAGCACCCGCGCTGGTGCGTTCATCTCCCCCGTCTGCGGGACCTCCCAGACGAACTCGCGGACTTTCTGGAGTTCGATCCCGTCGAACTCCCGGGTCTCGGGCGTGTCACTCATACGTGTACGTCCCGCAGCGCGACGGAATAGCGTTACTACCGGTCGTCGTCGGTGTCACCGCCGGTCGCAGCGGCGCGGACGGCGCCGTGCCCCGTCCCGGGGACGCCCGACTCGTAGGTGGTCCGGAACACGGCGGTGTCGATCGACAGCGGCCCCGCCCCTGTGACGAGCAACGCCGAGACAAGGCCGAACAGCGAGATGTGCGCCAACACTGGGTCGTCGGCGAGCCCGAACAGCGTCGTCGTGAACACGACGAACGCGGCAGCCGATGAGGCGCGCGTGAACAGTCCGATCACGAGCAAGACGCCCAAGAACAGCTCCGTGAGGGAGGCGCCCAACACCCACAGCTCCGGCGGAACCGGCGTCAGCGTCGACAGCCCGTACTGTTCGACGACCGCCAGTGCCTGCGCTGGCGCGAGCAGCTTCTCCGCGAACGCGAGGTAGGCGAAGACGACGCCCATCCCGACTCGGATCACCGTCGGGACGAACCGCCGGTACGGGTCGATCCGTGCACCGACTGGCACGGCGATCCGCCGGTAGAACGGGTCGAACCGGGAGTACACCGTGTCGTCGTTCGCCGCCAACTGCGCGATCACGTGGTCGGCGCTCGGTCGCCCCCCGCCCACGAGGACGATGGCCAGCAGGCCCGCGCTGTACTCGAACGCGAAGAACATCGCTGGGTGGAAGGGGAGGAGGACGAGGTACGACACCAGCGCGGTCGCCGCGACGAACCGAGTGGCGAGCCCAAACAGCAGCGCGAATCCGACGGCGACGCCGAACAGCCGGACCGGAACGACGGTGTCGGCGGTGGTAACCAGCGGTGTGAACAGGTAGCCGGCGAACCCCGCACCCACCATCGGGAGGCCGATCGCAAGCCGGAGGAGCCACGGGAGGAGGTCGGTGTAGTCGGCCAGCGCCGCCCGCATCGCGGTCACGTCGGCCCGGAGCGGTTGGACCCGCAGGTACCCCGCCATCAAGGCGAGCACGACGACGCCGCCGACGGCGAGCGGGAGGACGACCGACGGCTCCGACAGCACCGCCGTCAGGAACGCGATCGGGTCACCCCGTTCACTCCCGTCGGTCACGTACTCGACGTGAGCGGCGGCGACGCCGGCCGACGCGACCACTGTCGCGACGACGCCGGCGACGGCGCCCACCGGTCGGCTGAGCGGACTCATCGTCCGACGGTAGCCGTGGCCGCGGGGTAAGTCCTGTGGCGCCGATTACACGTCGAAGACGACGTACGCGCGCCACTCGCCGTCGTCGGTCTCGGCCAGTTCCATCTCCGAGTAGGTCACCGCTTTCACGTCACGTGCGACCACCTCCGACAGCGGGACGCCGCGGGCCGACGCCTCGACGACCCACTCGCCGTCGACCCGCTCGACACGGGCGCGGTGGTCGACCGGGAGGACGAGGCGCACGTCGCGCTCGTAGATGCACTGGTCGAGGTAGTCGAACAGCGCCGCCTCCCGCGACTCGGCGCGGACGGTCACGGCGAAGCGCTCGCCCGTAGCGGGCACCTCGTCGCACATCGCGGCGGTCAGGCCGTCGGCGACCGCCGCGAACACGCCGCCGAGCGTCTCCGCGGACGCCGCGACCGCCACGTCGGCGGTGTGGTCGCGGAGTTCGAACTGCCCGCGGGTGCGCTCGGTCGCGTCGGTCGGCTGGTCGCTGGCGTCGTCCTCGTCGGTCACGTGTTCGCGCACCGGTTCGGCTCACTCGGTGTTAAGTTAGCCGTCATCGCGCTCGGGGTCCCCGTCGGCGTCGCGGGTGTCACCGCCGCGCCCGGCGTCGCCGCGCTCGCCGGGTCGTTCGATGTCGGAGCGGTCGCTGACGGCTTCCGGTCGCTGGTCGGTCCCGTCGCGCTCGGCGGCAGGACGGTCCCCGACGGCCTCCGGCGTCGTCTCCTCGCGCTCGCGGTGTGCGACGTCGCGGTCGGCTTCGGCCGCCGGCACCCCCGGCGAAGCGGTGCGATCGGTGGCCGGGCGGTCGGCCTGCTCCGCCGGACGTTCGTCGGTGGACTCGGTCTCGGCAGCGTACCGACCGGCCTCGCGCGCGGGCGTCGTGGTCGCTTCTTCGGCGCCGTACAACGAGTACGGTTGCCGCGACTCGCGGTCGTCGTCGCGCTCGGGGTCGTCGCGCTGGGCGCGCGTCCGTCGAGCGATGTCCGTGGGCGTGCCCGAGCGCTCTGGGGCGACCTGGCGGTCCCACTCCTCGTCGCGGTCGCCGGCGGCGTCGTCGGTCCGCCGCACGTCCGGCGACTCCGCGTCCGGGTTCAACTGCTGGTCGGCGTGTTCGATCCCGGCGAGCGTCCGGAGTTGCTCCTCGGAGAGGCCGTCGCCGCCGGGGCCACTCGTCCCGGAGCCACTCGAGACGGCGACGCCGCTGGTGACGACCGCGCGGATGCCCTCTTCGACGGTCATGTCCACGTCCATCACCCGGTCGGCCGGCATGTGGACGAGGTGCCCGCCCATCACTGGGTTGGGTGCCAGCGGGAGGAACAGCGTCAGCATCCGCTCGTGGCCGGTCGGCGCTCGCAGTGGGTCCGGCGTCTCGGTGGTGAGGAAGCCGAGGGTGTACGCGCCTTCGTGGGGGAACTCGACTAGTTTCACCTCCCGGAAGTTCTGGGTGTCCTCCTCCAGCATCACGTCCGACATCTGGCGAAACGACTCGTAGACGGAGCCGATACCCGGTACATGTGCGGCCGCGGCGTCGAAGTAGTCGACGGCGGCGGCGCCGAGGCGGGTCGTGTTGATGAACAGCCCCATGACGACGATGACGGACACCAACACGACCGGCGTGAGCAGTTCGATGAGCGTCTCCTTCCCGACGACCCACGGCCCCAGCGGGGTGGCGACGACGAAGTTCGTGTCCGGCCCGACGTCCAGCACGAGCGACGAGAACAGATCGAGGTACTGGTAGACGTATCTCCCGGCGACCGCGAGCACGATGAGCGAGACGAGCAGCGGCACCACGACGGCGACGCCGGTGACGAACGCGGCACGGAACGCACCGACGACGGAGTCGCCCATCTCGCGGGCCGACCAGCGAGGCATCAGTCCCGAGACGAGCGACTCGTGTAAAACGGTGGTGCCCGTTCGGCGGATGGTACTGGCGCGGTCGGTGACACCTGTTCGGCGGGCGTCGCCAGCGACGGTGGAGTTAAATGCGAGTCAGAACTATCGACCCTCGTAGTGAGCGTCAACGTGGAGAAGCGCGTGGATCCCCCGGGCGACGCCACCCACGGCGAGGCCGCCTGGGCGCTGAAAGAGGAGATCCGCCAGCGAGAGGGTGTCCTGAAACAGCGACGCGGCTTCTTCATGGACGCCTACCGCCGCGCGAACTGCCACCTGCTCGTCGAGGACGACGAACTCGTCGGGTTCGCGTCCACCCGTCGCGACGGCTACATCCTCTTCCTCGCCGTCGCGCCGCGCGTTCGCGGACGGGGGTACGGCGAGCGACTCGTCGCGGAGGTCGCCGACGAGAACCGTTCGGTTTCGTGTCACGCCCGCACCACGAACGAGGCGGCGCTCGCGTTCTACGAGCACATCGGCTTCGAGGTCGTCCGTCGCATCGACAACTACTACGAGGACGGTGGCGACGCGTACTACCTCCGCCTCGGCGACGACTCGTCGCTGCGCGAGCGGCTCTCGAAGTTCCTCCGGTAGGCGTTTGTACGCCCGCCGACTACGTCGACCTGCACGCCTCTAGTCCCCGCCCCAGTAGACCCGCCAGGGTGCGATGACGGTGCGGAGAACCCGGGCGTGCGACACACGGCCCGCCGCGAGCCGCAATCGCGGACGCCCGGCACGAGGGTTTACCGGCCGACGCGGCACGCAGCCCCGGGATGACGCCGGCTCGTTAGTGTCCCGGGCGACACTCTCCCACGACAGCGACGGCGCCGCCGTCCACAGCCGTGCCGCGCGAAGTGTTAAGCTCCCGAACAGTCTCTATCGAGTATGTGCTGTGTGACCACACCCCGCTCTCGCCGTCGGTGCCATGCGTGACCACCCGGTGCTCCCGAGCGAAGAGTCCGTGCTCGCGACGGTGCCCGACGAGGACCTGTACAAAGCCAACGGGACGATCAAGAAGAAGCACTACGAACGAGAGCTCGAGCGCCTCCAAGAGGAGTTGGTCCGCCTCCAGATGTGGGTGCGAGAACAGGGCCTCCGGGTCGTCATCCTGTTCGACGGTCGCGACGCCGCGGGCAAGGGCGGCACCATCCACCGGATCACGCGCCGCACCAGTTCGCGCGTCGTGAAGGTCGTCGCGCTCGGGACGCCGACCGAGCGCGAGCAGAGCCAGTGGTACTTCCAGCGGTACGTCGAACACCTCCCGGCGGCGGGCGAGGTGGTGCTGTTCGACCGGAGTTGGTACAACCGCGCGACCGTCGAGCGCGTGATGGGCTTCTGTACCGACGCGGAGTACGAGGAGTTCCTGCGGTCGACCCCCGAGTTCGAGCGGATGCTCCAGCGCTCGGGGATCATCCTCCTGAAGTACTGGTTCTCGATCAGCGACGAGGAGCAGGAACGCCGCTTCCAAAAGCGCAGTCAGGACCCGAAGCGGCGCTGGAAGCTCAGCCCGATGGACCTCGAAGCGCGGGACCGCTGGGTGGACTACTCGAAGGCGAAAGACGCGATGTTCGAGCACACCGACACCGACGACTCGCCGTGGTACGTCGTCGACGCCGAGGTGAAGAAGCACGCCCGACTCAACTGCATCACCCACCTGCTCGGTCAGATCGACTACGAGGACACGATGCCCGAGCCGCGGGAACTGCCGCCGCGGGAGTCCGGCGAGGACTACGAGCGACCGCCGATCGACAGCCAGCGGTGGGTCCCCGCGGTGTACGGGTCGAATCCGACCGACGTGGACGCCTGAGGATCGCGGGGCCGCTTACAGTCCGGCGACGTCCTCGATGGCGTCGGTGAGGGTCCGGATCGACTCCACGTCGTGTTCGCCCATGTGGCCGATGCGGAACGTCTCCTCACCGAGCTGAGAGCCGTAGCCGTTCGAGAACACCATGTCGTACTCCTCGCTGACCTGTTCGATGGTGCCGGCCACGTCGATGCCCTGCGTGTTCTCGATGCAGCCGACGGTCTGGGACTCGTACCCCTCCTCTGGGAACACGTCGAAGTGCTCGCGGGCCCACTCGCGGGTGTACTCGGCCATCTCGCGGTGGCGCTCCGAGCGCGCCTCGTGGCCCTCCTCCAGCATGTACTTCATCTGCTTGCGGTACGCGAGCATGATCGGAATCGCGGGCGTCGAGTGGGTCTGGCCCTTCCGGTCGTAATAGTCGAGCGCGCGCTGGAAGCCGCCGTACCACGAGGCCGAGTCTTTCGACAACTCGCGCTCGTACGCCTCGGGACTGACGACGCAGACGGCGAGCCCCGGCGGCATGGCGAACGCCTTCTGGGTGGAGTTGAAGATGACGTCGATGCCGTGGGCGTCGATGTCGACGTAGTCGCCCCCCAGCGACGACACCGCGTCGACGACGAAGTACGTGTCCGGGTACTCGGCGACCACGTCGCCGATAGCCTCGACCGGATTGCGCACGCCCGTCGAGGACTCGTTCATCGCGACGCCGACCACGTCGTAGTCGGCGTCGCTCTCCTCCAGCGTCGCGCGCACGTCCTCGGGTTTGACGGCCTTCCCCCAGTCGTACTCGAGGCGGTCGACGTTCTTGCCGAGGCGCTCGCCGACGTTCGCGAACCGTTCGCTGAAGCTGCCGTTCGTCGCGACGAGCATGTCCTCGTCGACGAGGTTCAGCGTCGCCGCCTCCCAGAACTCCGTCCCGGAGGCCGTGAGGATCATCACCTCGTGGTCGGTGCCGAGGAACTCCTTCGTGTCCTCGACGATGGTCGTGTAGAGGTCGGTCATCCGGTCCATCCGGTGGCCGAACATCGGCTGGGCCATCTCCTGGATCACGTCCTCGCGGACCTCGGTCGGCCCTGGGATGTACAGCGTCTTGTCGGGGTACTCGCCCGTGTATTCTCGTTTCTCAGTCACGAAACCCACCTGTGTGGCCCGTACTCCGGGACGGCGCGGCATGGGGTTTGTGATTCGCCCAACCCAGCGGTGTCGTCGTGGCCGACGGTTGCGGCGCACCGGTCGGCAGTCGCGTCACACCTGTCGGCTGTGACGGCGACCGGCCGACGAAGTGAGTCTCACTCGCGCGTCTCCTCACTCGACGAGAGGCCGTGGACGACGAACACGACGCTCCGGTCGGAGAGTCTCACGAGGCTGGTCCGTGCCTCCACTTCGCCCGTGTCGGTCGTGAGCACCGCACACCCAGTCCAGGTCCACCCGTCCTCGGCGACCGGGAAGGCGTCGACACGGAGGTGCCGGACGGACTCGGCCGTGAAGATGTCGGTCCACTCCCTGCCGACCAGCGAGGCCCGGTCTGTCGTGACCGCCGAGGAGAGCGCCTGGTTCGCGTACGCGATGGTTCCGTCGCCGTCCACGACGAGGGTCGGGTCTCGACCCAGGTCGAGTGCCGTGCGGAACTGTCCGACACGCCGTTCGAGACGAGCGCGGGCGACGAGGGCGCGGAGACGGCGCTCGAACAGTCTGATCTGCGGGCTGTCGGCGGTGCCCGAGTGAAACTCGGTGCCGTCGGCGTCGAAGAGTGCGTCATCGACCTCAGAGAGATCCGGCGAGACGGTGAACAGCACCGGCAGGGTCGGGTCGCGCTGGCGGACCGCCTCGAACACGGTCGTCTCGGCGGTCGTCTGCAGGTCGACTGGGCAGACGACGGCGGCGGCGTCGCCGAGACGGTCGAGTGCGGTCGCCGGGTCGGTGTCGAGGATCATCCGGAGGTCGTCACTGCCGTCGAACGCCGTCCCGAGCGCGTCGAGGTACGCCGGGTCGTCGTGTACACAGACGACAGTGATCGGCTGGTCGACCGACTGGAGAGACGCCGCTCGCATCGGTCAACGCGAGTTGGCGTGCGTCGGTCGGTCGAGCGACCACCCCGCGGGGGACCGTCCGACCGGATTCCCTCGGTCGGGGGTCGGTGTCGGCCTCACGCGATCACCGTCTGCGTGAGGGTGGACCGGATCCACGCGTCGTCGTTGTCGGGGTCGGCGATGGTCGCGATGGTCGTCCGTCCGACCGTCTGTTCTTCGTAGGTCTCTCGGTAGCGCTTCGCCGGTGGGTTGGGGCTGTCGGTGTTCATCGTGGGTCGTGAGAAGTGTCGATTATCAGTCGGCCGCCTCGGTCGGTTGGACCTCGACGGTGCCGTCGGTCAGCGAGATGAGACAGTTCGCGTACGTGAACGTCACCTCGACGCTGCACTCGGGGGGGCTGTCGGCCAGCGAGTCGAGTGCATCCGGGTCCACGACCGTCGCCAGCGGGGGCTTCAGCGTGCTCGGATCGCTGTCAAGCGCGTCCGCGACGGCTTCCACGATTCGCAACGAAGTCGGTTGAGCGCCTCGTGGGGGGTGGTGCTTGTTCATCTACAGTCCACGGAAGGCGAACGACGACCTTCTGGGTAGCCTAGATGTATATCGACGGAGTGCGAATGAGGACGGTATGTGTATAGTGTCACGCCGGTCCGACGGACGGGAATCGGTGGACGCGAGCGCGACCGCCACCGAGGGTGCCCGTAGCCGACGACTCGGGTCTGCGGGGGCGCGACGGTCTCGGCGCGCGACCGACGTCCCCCCCACTCCTCCGCCTGGAGCGGGCCGATGACGGTGGTGATCGGATCGGACGCCCTCGCCACGCTGACCGACAAG
The DNA window shown above is from Halobaculum marinum and carries:
- a CDS encoding pyridoxal-phosphate-dependent aminotransferase family protein, whose amino-acid sequence is MTEKREYTGEYPDKTLYIPGPTEVREDVIQEMAQPMFGHRMDRMTDLYTTIVEDTKEFLGTDHEVMILTASGTEFWEAATLNLVDEDMLVATNGSFSERFANVGERLGKNVDRLEYDWGKAVKPEDVRATLEESDADYDVVGVAMNESSTGVRNPVEAIGDVVAEYPDTYFVVDAVSSLGGDYVDIDAHGIDVIFNSTQKAFAMPPGLAVCVVSPEAYERELSKDSASWYGGFQRALDYYDRKGQTHSTPAIPIMLAYRKQMKYMLEEGHEARSERHREMAEYTREWAREHFDVFPEEGYESQTVGCIENTQGIDVAGTIEQVSEEYDMVFSNGYGSQLGEETFRIGHMGEHDVESIRTLTDAIEDVAGL
- a CDS encoding DUF502 domain-containing protein is translated as MPRWSAREMGDSVVGAFRAAFVTGVAVVVPLLVSLIVLAVAGRYVYQYLDLFSSLVLDVGPDTNFVVATPLGPWVVGKETLIELLTPVVLVSVIVVMGLFINTTRLGAAAVDYFDAAAAHVPGIGSVYESFRQMSDVMLEEDTQNFREVKLVEFPHEGAYTLGFLTTETPDPLRAPTGHERMLTLFLPLAPNPVMGGHLVHMPADRVMDVDMTVEEGIRAVVTSGVAVSSGSGTSGPGGDGLSEEQLRTLAGIEHADQQLNPDAESPDVRRTDDAAGDRDEEWDRQVAPERSGTPTDIARRTRAQRDDPERDDDRESRQPYSLYGAEEATTTPAREAGRYAAETESTDERPAEQADRPATDRTASPGVPAAEADRDVAHREREETTPEAVGDRPAAERDGTDQRPEAVSDRSDIERPGERGDAGRGGDTRDADGDPERDDG
- a CDS encoding DoxX family protein, which codes for MSPLSRPVGAVAGVVATVVASAGVAAAHVEYVTDGSERGDPIAFLTAVLSEPSVVLPLAVGGVVVLALMAGYLRVQPLRADVTAMRAALADYTDLLPWLLRLAIGLPMVGAGFAGYLFTPLVTTADTVVPVRLFGVAVGFALLFGLATRFVAATALVSYLVLLPFHPAMFFAFEYSAGLLAIVLVGGGRPSADHVIAQLAANDDTVYSRFDPFYRRIAVPVGARIDPYRRFVPTVIRVGMGVVFAYLAFAEKLLAPAQALAVVEQYGLSTLTPVPPELWVLGASLTELFLGVLLVIGLFTRASSAAAFVVFTTTLFGLADDPVLAHISLFGLVSALLVTGAGPLSIDTAVFRTTYESGVPGTGHGAVRAAATGGDTDDDR
- a CDS encoding HalOD1 output domain-containing protein — encoded protein: MEAVADALDSDPSTLKPPLATVVDPDALDSLADSPPECSVEVTFTYANCLISLTDGTVEVQPTEAAD
- a CDS encoding RtcB family protein, with product MSDTPETREFDGIELQKVREFVWEVPQTGEMNAPARVLASDTLLDQIADDKTIQQLRNSTHLPGITKHAICMPDGHQGYGFPVGGVGATDTTDGCISPGAVGYDINCGVRMIRTNLTYEDVQGKEEELVDSLFANVPSGLGGGGIVEDGVDTVDAVLERGMEWALDEGYATEDDLAHCEDEGRRPDARPEFVSQKAKDRGKNQLGSLGSGNHFLEVQRVTDVFDEAVADSFGLAEDQIVVLIHCGSRGLGHQVCSDYLRKIEQRHGDLLEQLPDKELAAAPAGSELAEEYYGAMCAAINFAWVNRQLITHRTRRVFERVFRMDSEELGMELLYDVAHNIAKKEVHEVGVDADGTAVAEEAAVDHEERELYVHRKGATRAFPAGREEVPPAYRDVGQPVIIPGSMGAGSYVLVGGDESLAQTFGSTAHGAGRVMSRTAAKQEYWGETVQDELRDQDHIYVKAQSGATVAEEAPGVYKDVDEVVRVSDALGIGDKVARTFPVCNIKG
- a CDS encoding archease, with the translated sequence MAVAASAETLGGVFAAVADGLTAAMCDEVPATGERFAVTVRAESREAALFDYLDQCIYERDVRLVLPVDHRARVERVDGEWVVEASARGVPLSEVVARDVKAVTYSEMELAETDDGEWRAYVVFDV
- a CDS encoding PAS domain-containing protein, with product MRAASLQSVDQPITVVCVHDDPAYLDALGTAFDGSDDLRMILDTDPATALDRLGDAAAVVCPVDLQTTAETTVFEAVRQRDPTLPVLFTVSPDLSEVDDALFDADGTEFHSGTADSPQIRLFERRLRALVARARLERRVGQFRTALDLGRDPTLVVDGDGTIAYANQALSSAVTTDRASLVGREWTDIFTAESVRHLRVDAFPVAEDGWTWTGCAVLTTDTGEVEARTSLVRLSDRSVVFVVHGLSSSEETRE
- a CDS encoding GNAT family N-acetyltransferase; the encoded protein is MSVNVEKRVDPPGDATHGEAAWALKEEIRQREGVLKQRRGFFMDAYRRANCHLLVEDDELVGFASTRRDGYILFLAVAPRVRGRGYGERLVAEVADENRSVSCHARTTNEAALAFYEHIGFEVVRRIDNYYEDGGDAYYLRLGDDSSLRERLSKFLR
- the ppk2 gene encoding polyphosphate kinase 2, with amino-acid sequence MRDHPVLPSEESVLATVPDEDLYKANGTIKKKHYERELERLQEELVRLQMWVREQGLRVVILFDGRDAAGKGGTIHRITRRTSSRVVKVVALGTPTEREQSQWYFQRYVEHLPAAGEVVLFDRSWYNRATVERVMGFCTDAEYEEFLRSTPEFERMLQRSGIILLKYWFSISDEEQERRFQKRSQDPKRRWKLSPMDLEARDRWVDYSKAKDAMFEHTDTDDSPWYVVDAEVKKHARLNCITHLLGQIDYEDTMPEPRELPPRESGEDYERPPIDSQRWVPAVYGSNPTDVDA